In a genomic window of Gloeothece verrucosa PCC 7822:
- a CDS encoding HMA2 domain-containing protein — translation MTTKLSIPQTTILQNSVSVVKINWEIIHQIPGRLRIRISQLIWDGQYKNRLQRWLLKTHTITESRINGAAGCLIVSYKEDVVPEKVILDYLEQVIQLAAQEPEKDQVANEIEEQQASQNIGLSALAMAVALVGSPLEWPFLLTGGLILAASVPLWQRFSQTLIHQRQITVDFLDLLWLSAQLVGGNYLAASLALYLGTTAENLHQDKLQQLENELYVLFEQEDHKIHWLSEQQKFVPIRPEDKDNWLHSLEETELMQQVKPIAQGAIVPTLLISGGIGLLTNDLGRASALLPLDVGVSLRGVTPLAVVSALITAARTGVYIRNGRTLEKLAQIDTLVFAAKSFFALITTEKAVNTLDKIIEELDRRSFSFYVVINDEEEALKWTEQLKDLKNNLCFVEDGKQLDKFIEQLRHESRTIAWIDNTTGDDLTTLQAEVTISLANELYQSQADVILHNHDLYSLIYTLDLAKHTLITVYSSLAIAILPNLVAVSLGVAFGLNPIIAVMINGGSAILAELNSLNSTK, via the coding sequence ATGACAACCAAGCTATCCATTCCTCAAACTACAATATTGCAAAATAGCGTTTCTGTAGTAAAAATTAATTGGGAAATTATACATCAAATACCGGGTCGTCTGCGGATTCGTATTTCTCAACTAATATGGGATGGGCAATATAAAAATCGATTGCAGCGATGGTTATTAAAAACTCATACTATTACTGAAAGTCGGATCAATGGAGCCGCAGGTTGTTTGATTGTTTCCTATAAAGAAGACGTAGTACCAGAAAAAGTAATTTTAGATTATCTTGAGCAGGTTATTCAATTAGCCGCTCAAGAACCCGAAAAAGATCAGGTCGCTAATGAAATAGAAGAACAACAAGCCTCGCAGAACATAGGGTTATCAGCCTTAGCTATGGCAGTAGCCCTAGTGGGAAGCCCCTTAGAATGGCCCTTTCTGTTAACAGGGGGCTTAATTTTAGCCGCTTCTGTACCCTTATGGCAGCGCTTTAGCCAAACCCTCATTCATCAAAGACAAATCACCGTAGATTTTTTAGATCTGCTTTGGCTTTCTGCTCAACTGGTAGGAGGAAATTATTTAGCCGCTTCTTTAGCTCTCTATTTAGGAACAACAGCAGAAAATTTACACCAAGACAAACTACAACAATTAGAAAACGAATTATATGTTTTATTTGAACAAGAAGACCATAAAATTCACTGGTTATCTGAGCAACAAAAGTTTGTTCCCATTCGCCCAGAAGATAAAGACAATTGGCTACACTCACTAGAAGAAACAGAATTAATGCAGCAAGTAAAGCCCATTGCTCAAGGTGCGATTGTACCCACCTTATTAATCAGTGGAGGAATAGGATTATTAACCAATGATTTAGGGCGAGCCAGTGCCCTTCTGCCGCTTGATGTGGGAGTATCCTTACGAGGCGTAACTCCTTTGGCTGTCGTTTCGGCTTTAATTACGGCAGCCCGTACAGGCGTATATATTCGTAATGGTAGAACTTTAGAAAAATTAGCCCAAATTGATACCCTAGTTTTTGCGGCTAAAAGCTTTTTCGCTTTAATAACTACTGAAAAAGCCGTTAACACTCTTGACAAAATTATAGAAGAGTTAGATCGAAGATCTTTTTCTTTTTATGTAGTAATAAATGATGAGGAAGAAGCCTTAAAATGGACAGAGCAATTAAAAGATTTAAAAAATAATCTTTGTTTTGTGGAGGATGGGAAACAACTAGATAAATTTATAGAACAATTGCGTCACGAAAGCAGAACAATTGCTTGGATTGATAATACTACAGGAGACGATTTAACAACTTTGCAGGCAGAAGTTACTATTTCTCTAGCTAATGAATTGTATCAATCACAAGCAGATGTAATTCTTCATAATCATGATTTGTACTCGTTAATATACACGTTAGATCTAGCTAAACATACTTTAATAACTGTTTACTCTAGTTTAGCTATTGCCATTCTTCCTAACTTAGTAGCAGTGAGTCTTGGCGTTGCCTTTGGACTTAACCCAATTATTGCAGTGATGATTAATGGAGGTTCAGCCATTTTAGCCGAACTTAATAGCTTAAACTCAACTAAGTAA
- a CDS encoding phosphomannomutase/phosphoglucomutase, with amino-acid sequence MANFDWKKLQNGSDIRGIALEGVADEPVNLTEEVANILGKAFVTWLKKQLGQPASNLTISVGRDSRLSGPKLMTAVMEGISTTGCRVYDFDMASTPAMFMSTISQKFACDAAIMLTASHLPFNRNGFKFFTAKGGLDKQDISEILKLASENVFETVATPGEIEKLDFISVYADSLVNKVREPVNDSQNYEQPLLGLKIIVDAGNGAGGFYADKVLKTLGADTKGSQFIDPDGRFPNHIPNPENEEAMASIRQAVLEHKADLGIIFDTDVDRAAVVTNSGKELNRNRLIALISAIVLQEHPGSTIVTDSITSDGLTEFIEQDLKGIHHRFKRGYKNVINESMRLNQEGQESWLAIETSGHAALKENYFLDDGAYLVTKLIINLALLRLEGKGLNDLITTLKEPQESQEYRLKINRQNFKECGEQVIEKLQEFASKQTDWQVVPNNYEGMRISCKSPQEKGWLLLRLSLHDPVMPLNIESNVEGGVSQIVNRIFDFFKPFEFLDLSAFKKDI; translated from the coding sequence ATGGCAAATTTTGACTGGAAAAAACTACAAAACGGCTCTGACATTCGGGGTATAGCCCTTGAAGGAGTTGCCGATGAACCAGTAAATCTTACAGAAGAAGTGGCTAACATTCTGGGGAAAGCTTTTGTAACTTGGTTGAAAAAACAATTAGGTCAACCCGCCTCAAACTTAACTATTTCAGTTGGACGCGACAGCCGCTTATCCGGTCCGAAATTAATGACGGCAGTAATGGAAGGAATTAGCACAACAGGTTGTCGGGTTTATGATTTTGACATGGCCTCTACTCCTGCCATGTTTATGAGTACCATTAGCCAAAAATTTGCTTGTGATGCGGCAATTATGTTAACGGCCAGTCATTTACCATTTAATCGCAATGGCTTTAAGTTTTTTACTGCCAAAGGTGGTTTAGATAAACAAGATATTTCAGAAATTTTAAAGCTGGCATCCGAGAATGTGTTTGAAACTGTAGCGACTCCTGGGGAAATAGAAAAACTGGATTTTATTTCAGTTTATGCGGATAGTTTAGTTAATAAAGTTCGTGAACCCGTCAATGATAGCCAAAATTATGAGCAACCCCTTTTAGGCTTAAAAATTATTGTGGATGCTGGCAATGGAGCCGGAGGTTTTTATGCTGACAAGGTGTTAAAAACATTAGGAGCAGATACGAAAGGTAGTCAATTTATTGATCCAGATGGTAGGTTTCCTAACCATATTCCTAACCCTGAAAATGAAGAAGCAATGGCTTCAATTCGTCAAGCAGTTTTAGAGCATAAAGCGGATTTGGGAATTATTTTTGATACGGATGTAGATCGCGCGGCAGTGGTTACCAATTCTGGTAAAGAACTTAATAGAAATCGCTTGATTGCCCTAATTTCGGCTATAGTTTTACAAGAGCATCCCGGCTCTACAATTGTTACTGATTCAATTACATCTGATGGTTTGACAGAGTTTATTGAACAGGATTTAAAAGGAATACATCATCGTTTTAAACGAGGGTATAAGAATGTTATTAATGAGTCTATGCGGCTTAATCAAGAAGGACAAGAGTCTTGGTTAGCTATTGAAACATCGGGCCATGCGGCTTTGAAAGAAAATTATTTTTTAGATGATGGGGCTTATTTAGTCACCAAACTCATTATTAATTTAGCCTTACTGAGACTAGAAGGGAAAGGGTTAAATGATTTAATAACTACTTTGAAAGAGCCTCAAGAGAGTCAAGAATATCGCCTTAAAATTAATCGCCAAAATTTTAAAGAATGCGGAGAACAAGTTATTGAAAAACTTCAAGAATTTGCCTCTAAGCAGACTGATTGGCAAGTGGTTCCAAATAATTATGAAGGAATGCGAATATCCTGTAAGTCTCCCCAAGAAAAGGGCTGGCTATTGTTACGTTTATCATTACACGATCCGGTAATGCCTCTGAACATTGAGTCTAATGTTGAGGGGGGTGTTTCTCAAATAGTTAATCGAATTTTCGATTTTTTCAAACCTTTTGAATTTTTAGATTTATCAGCTTTTAAAAAGGATATTTAA
- a CDS encoding DUF5132 domain-containing protein encodes MEEVLIIGGIGVAALVVLAPIVGYLNPEVGKAMSDSGRNLAKTGIKFGLDAYEKLQGSVVEAGQSWEDLVAEAKLEKEMDKNSNHNPQVIDISPTNS; translated from the coding sequence ATGGAAGAAGTATTAATTATCGGAGGAATAGGAGTAGCCGCGCTTGTGGTTTTAGCTCCTATTGTTGGTTATCTCAATCCAGAAGTCGGTAAAGCTATGTCAGATTCAGGACGAAATTTAGCCAAAACTGGTATAAAATTTGGACTTGATGCTTACGAAAAATTACAGGGTTCTGTGGTAGAAGCCGGACAATCGTGGGAAGATTTAGTCGCAGAAGCTAAATTAGAAAAAGAAATGGATAAAAATTCTAATCATAATCCCCAAGTTATTGATATTTCCCCCACTAATTCTTAA
- a CDS encoding heavy metal translocating P-type ATPase, giving the protein MTLANRFKLVAAPNIEKKENQQSIAYRALPINYRLIHHIKGRLRIKIERIYDDFEYANNLQRILESSSYVKTVYINSAAKSLTIKYDPDQVTSQRLQEYLAVSIEEANRGEALPIKTNSESSHKINYWERLGIPIASLVLAIIALPLELPPLLVGGLIMAACLPAYGRAWEGITQEKQLTVDFLDSLAITLSAAQGHFIPPAFMISLIESGEVIRDVTARSSERQTLDLLDSLGQYAWVEQDGVEVQIPLKDVQEGSIVIVYPGDLIPIDGKIIRGQALIDQCKLTGESVPVHRSVDDEVFASTLLVEGQLAILVERTGNNTRAGVVVELMKAAPVHDTRIENYAAKFANIAVLPTLLIGAAIFAFTGDLARATGIITLDFGTGIRVSVPTAVLAGLTYAARTGVYIRSGRAIEMLAKVDSVVFDKTGTLTQGNASVVNIQATVEGVTPQEILTLAASAEQGLTHPVAHAIVQQAQQLNLENKTCEEWNYCVGLGVVAKIEGRQILVGSSRFMKNENIDISVSEQFKTGGVSLAYIARDGILIGVIMYADPIRTESPGVISELHSQGISTHMLTGDVQRVADAVASELGMHPDEVHAQAFPERKVEVVQQLKAKGKTVAFIGDGINDSAALAYADVSISFAAGSDIARETADVVLMDDDLSGLTHAIAISKQVMDIVYQNAFIVGIPNFGALVIGVLFALDPILAIIINNGSAILAGLNGLRPTLGADKKTYRQEVSL; this is encoded by the coding sequence ATGACCCTTGCAAATAGATTTAAATTGGTTGCCGCTCCCAATATTGAAAAAAAAGAAAATCAACAATCTATTGCTTATCGAGCATTGCCAATTAATTATCGTTTAATTCATCACATAAAAGGACGTTTACGAATAAAAATTGAACGCATCTACGATGATTTTGAATATGCGAATAACCTGCAACGAATATTAGAATCAAGTAGTTATGTCAAAACTGTATATATTAATAGTGCGGCAAAATCTTTAACCATTAAATACGATCCCGACCAAGTTACCTCTCAAAGACTTCAGGAATATTTAGCAGTTTCTATTGAAGAAGCCAATCGTGGCGAAGCTTTACCCATTAAAACTAACTCAGAATCATCTCATAAAATTAATTATTGGGAAAGATTAGGAATTCCTATTGCCAGTTTAGTATTAGCAATAATTGCCTTGCCGCTCGAATTGCCGCCGCTTTTAGTGGGTGGATTGATCATGGCGGCTTGTTTACCAGCTTATGGACGAGCCTGGGAAGGCATAACTCAAGAAAAACAATTAACTGTAGATTTTCTTGACTCTTTAGCGATTACTTTGAGTGCGGCACAAGGTCATTTTATTCCCCCTGCTTTTATGATCAGTTTAATTGAGTCCGGGGAAGTTATTCGAGATGTGACAGCGCGTTCTAGTGAACGTCAAACCTTAGATTTACTTGATAGTTTAGGGCAATATGCTTGGGTTGAACAAGATGGCGTAGAAGTACAAATTCCTCTTAAAGACGTTCAAGAAGGCAGTATAGTAATTGTCTATCCCGGCGATCTAATTCCTATTGATGGTAAGATTATTCGAGGACAAGCCCTCATTGATCAATGTAAATTAACTGGGGAATCTGTACCAGTTCATCGCAGCGTTGATGATGAAGTTTTTGCCTCGACTTTATTGGTGGAAGGGCAATTAGCTATTTTAGTAGAACGAACGGGTAATAACACTCGCGCTGGTGTCGTAGTAGAACTGATGAAAGCCGCTCCCGTCCATGATACCCGAATCGAAAATTATGCCGCTAAATTTGCTAATATCGCTGTACTACCCACTTTATTAATTGGTGCAGCAATTTTTGCTTTTACGGGTGATTTAGCCAGAGCAACGGGTATTATTACTCTAGATTTTGGGACGGGTATCCGAGTTTCCGTACCCACAGCCGTTTTAGCCGGATTAACTTATGCCGCCAGAACAGGTGTTTATATCCGTAGTGGTCGAGCAATCGAAATGTTGGCTAAAGTAGACTCAGTCGTATTTGATAAAACCGGCACCTTAACCCAAGGTAACGCCTCCGTAGTCAATATTCAAGCCACAGTAGAAGGCGTTACCCCCCAAGAAATTCTCACGCTTGCCGCTTCTGCTGAACAAGGATTAACCCACCCTGTTGCTCATGCCATTGTACAACAGGCCCAACAACTCAACCTAGAAAACAAAACCTGCGAAGAATGGAATTATTGTGTCGGTTTAGGAGTTGTGGCTAAGATTGAAGGGCGGCAAATATTAGTCGGTAGTAGCCGCTTCATGAAAAATGAAAATATCGATATCTCTGTTAGTGAACAATTCAAGACCGGAGGCGTATCATTAGCTTATATAGCTAGAGATGGTATTTTAATCGGTGTCATCATGTATGCTGATCCCATTCGTACAGAAAGCCCTGGTGTTATCAGTGAACTCCACAGTCAAGGCATTAGCACTCATATGTTAACTGGAGATGTACAACGAGTTGCCGATGCAGTGGCTTCTGAATTAGGGATGCACCCGGATGAAGTTCACGCCCAAGCTTTTCCAGAACGAAAAGTAGAAGTAGTTCAGCAATTAAAAGCAAAAGGTAAAACCGTAGCCTTTATTGGAGATGGAATTAATGATTCTGCGGCTTTGGCTTATGCAGATGTATCTATTTCTTTTGCGGCTGGTAGCGATATAGCAAGAGAAACGGCGGATGTGGTGTTGATGGATGACGACCTTAGTGGCTTAACTCATGCTATCGCTATTTCTAAACAAGTCATGGACATTGTTTATCAAAACGCCTTTATTGTCGGAATTCCTAACTTTGGTGCTTTAGTCATTGGGGTTCTTTTTGCTCTTGATCCTATTTTGGCGATTATTATTAATAATGGTTCAGCTATTTTAGCCGGACTAAATGGATTACGCCCCACTTTAGGCGCAGACAAAAAAACCTATCGTCAAGAAGTCTCTCTCTAG
- a CDS encoding DUF1345 domain-containing protein — protein MLTKSVIFKLTKPIYRLIASTIVAIIIWFISEKLYLPIRLTLVYDSALLIYLFALILRMTYATAEDTLYFSQREESNHVSIIVFIIFISFTSYIAVGVMLENDPNWSRLMINLKIGLSLIAIVLSWVLVHIFFALHYASIYYQSLSKNNNFDYRKGLVFPNKGLEDYWDFMYYSFTIAMCYQTSDISVSDTIIRRWTLIHSILSFLFVAVIVGLVVNAISNLV, from the coding sequence ATGTTAACTAAATCCGTTATCTTTAAATTAACTAAACCTATTTATCGTTTAATTGCATCTACGATTGTAGCAATTATTATTTGGTTTATTTCAGAAAAGCTTTATTTACCAATTCGATTGACTTTAGTTTATGATTCGGCTCTTTTAATCTATCTTTTTGCTTTAATTTTAAGAATGACTTATGCGACGGCTGAAGATACTTTATATTTTTCTCAACGAGAAGAATCTAATCACGTTTCTATAATAGTTTTTATTATTTTTATCTCTTTTACCAGCTATATTGCTGTAGGAGTTATGCTAGAAAATGACCCGAATTGGAGTCGATTGATGATTAACTTAAAAATCGGACTTTCTTTAATTGCTATTGTCTTATCTTGGGTTTTAGTGCATATTTTCTTTGCGCTTCACTATGCGAGCATTTATTACCAAAGTTTATCAAAAAATAATAATTTTGACTATCGTAAAGGATTAGTATTTCCTAATAAAGGATTAGAAGATTATTGGGATTTTATGTACTATTCATTTACCATTGCTATGTGTTATCAAACTTCGGATATATCGGTCAGTGATACTATTATCCGCCGTTGGACTCTGATTCATTCTATCTTATCTTTTTTGTTTGTAGCTGTGATTGTTGGTTTAGTGGTTAATGCTATATCTAATTTAGTCTAA
- the hdhA gene encoding 7-alpha-hydroxysteroid dehydrogenase yields MSVLDIFKLDNQVAIITGAGAGIGRAIAKLFAQAGAAVVVSDLKQETAAQVAQDIKVTGGQAISVACDVTNNNDLENLVKQALAAFGKITILVNNAGGGGPKPFDMPMDTFIWAYKLNVFSIFHLCQLSAPHIAAAGGGAILNISSMAGENKNIRMTSYGSSKAAVNHLTRNMAYDLGANKIRVNAIAPGAIKTDALATVLTPEIEKAMLKHTPLGRLGEPHDIAYSALFLCSPAAAWVSGQVLTVSGGGVQELD; encoded by the coding sequence ATGTCAGTATTAGATATCTTTAAGCTTGATAATCAAGTTGCTATTATAACCGGAGCCGGGGCCGGCATTGGTCGAGCCATTGCTAAACTATTTGCCCAAGCGGGTGCGGCAGTTGTTGTCAGTGATTTAAAACAAGAAACAGCCGCTCAGGTAGCCCAAGACATAAAAGTAACAGGAGGTCAAGCAATCTCTGTAGCTTGTGATGTCACCAATAATAACGATTTAGAAAACTTAGTCAAGCAAGCGCTGGCGGCTTTCGGCAAAATCACAATTTTAGTGAATAATGCCGGCGGGGGTGGACCTAAACCTTTTGATATGCCTATGGATACATTTATATGGGCTTATAAACTGAATGTTTTTTCAATATTTCATTTATGTCAATTATCTGCCCCTCATATTGCCGCAGCCGGGGGAGGCGCTATCTTAAACATTTCTTCAATGGCAGGTGAAAACAAAAATATTCGTATGACTTCTTATGGTTCATCCAAAGCCGCAGTAAACCATTTAACTCGAAATATGGCTTATGATTTAGGAGCAAACAAAATCCGCGTTAATGCCATCGCACCAGGGGCAATTAAAACAGATGCTTTGGCAACCGTACTCACTCCAGAAATCGAAAAAGCCATGCTAAAACATACACCTTTAGGACGTTTAGGAGAACCTCATGACATAGCTTATAGCGCGTTATTTTTGTGTTCTCCTGCCGCCGCTTGGGTTAGTGGTCAGGTGTTAACAGTCAGTGGAGGTGGAGTACAGGAATTAGATTAA